CGTTCGGGTCGGCGTACACCTGCGGATGTGCGAGGGCCGCCGCGAAGGCCTTGCGCGCGGCCGTCAGCGCCTTCGCCGCGAAGGTCTTGTCGTAGGGCCGGTAGAGGCGGGCCGCCTGGGCTGCCGTCGCGGCCAGATTGAGGGTCGCGGTGGTGGTCGGCGCGTGCAGTTCCCGCTTCTGCGGGTCGGCGCTCGGCAGCAGCGGCAGGCCGGTCCACTGCTCGTCGTGGACCTTGTGGTGGGCCATGCCCGCGAGCGGCTGTCCGTCCGGCACCTGCATCCTCAGCAGGAAGTCGAGCTCCCAACGGGCCTCGTCGAGGACGTCCGGCACGTTGTTTCCGCTCTCGGGGAGCGCGAGCGTGCCGTCGCCGAGCCCGGCCGGGTCGCCGGTGCGGGCGAGGAGGGAGCGCTCGTAGGTGCTCAGCAGCTCCCAGGTGGCGATGCCGCCGTTGACGACGTACTTGCCGTGGTCCCCGGCGTCGTACCAGCCGCCGGTGACGTCGAGCGTGTAGTCGCACACCCCGGGCCGGCAGGGGACCGCGGAGTCGCCCCGGTTGGGGGCCACGTCCAGATGGCCGGCCGCCCTGCCGTAGCCGGGCCGCAGATCGTCCCGTACCGCGATGCCGCTGCGCTGCGTGTAGTAGTACTTCACGGCGTCCAGGCGCAGCTGATCGTAGGCGGCGGTGCCGATGTCGAAGGGACGGCTGGTCTCGCCGTCGGCGACGAGCGTGAAGCCGGTGCCGCGCGTGCGGTAGCCGCCGAAGTCGATGGAGTGGACGTGCTGTCCCGAGGAGACGTCGAGGCCCCGCGGCACGCTCCAGCCGTGCGCCACGATCCTGCCCGAGCCGTTCTTCAGCTGCCAGGGCAGCTTCGCGCCGGCGTCGGTGACCAGGGTGGCGTTCTTCGGCCCGGCGGGCAGATAGGCGACCTGGTTGACGCGCACGCGTGGCCCGGTGTCGGGCCGGTACACCTCCGGCGGCACCCCGCCCAGCAGGGACACGTCGTCCAGGCAGAACCGCCAGGGATCGGCACTCCCGCCGACCTGGAAGGCGACCTGCCCCTGGGCGCTGTCGACCGGCGAGGTGAAGGTGTACGTGTACGCGTCCCCCGCGGCGTCCAGCACCGGCGTCGCCTCGTACCAGGTGTCGTACGGGGCGACGCCGAGGCCCACGACCGCCCGCACGCCGTGCCCCTCGGGCACCCCTGAGGCGCTGAAGGAGAACCGGTACGACTCCCCCTTCACCAGGGTGATGGCGTCCTGGCCGACGGCGGAGTCCCAGCGGTTGACGGTGCCGCCGGGCACGTCCGCGCACAACCGGCCGTCGGCGATACCGGCGGTGACGTTGCTGGTCCACCAGGGGTCGGCGGTCGTGCCGAACCCGCCGTTCCTGACCTGCTCGGCCTCCTCGGCGCCGGCCTGCTGCGCGGGCAGCGCGGTGAGCGCCGCGCCCAGCAGGGCCGCGAGGGACAGCAGGGTGGTGCTGCGTCGTTTCACGTCCAGGCTCCTCGGGAAGTGCGGGACGCTCCGGGCGGGACAGAGGTGCCATCTCATGGGAGCGCTCCCAGAGCGGGGTCGCTGGACATGTTTGTTGGAGTCATGACACCCCGTCAACGGTCCGGACGAGATGGCTTCTTCGCAGCCGTTGTCAGTGGTGCGTCCTACTGTGGACCGTTCGAGCACCTGCTCCATGGACTACGAGGAACCGGAGGTCTCCATGACCACCCTGCCCGACCGGCCGAACACCGCACTGCTCGTGATCGACGTCCAGAAGGGCGTGGTGGCGGGCGCCCCCCGGCGTGACGAGGTGATCGCCAACATCGACACCCTGGTCGACGCGGCCCGCGTCCAGGACGTGCCGGTCATCTGGGTGCAGCACTCCGACGACGGCCTCGAACGGGGCAGTGCGGACTGGGAGTACGTCGAGGAGCTGGTCCGTCTCGACACCGAGCCCCTCGTCCACAAGAACTACGGGGACTCCTTCGAGGACACCGAGCTGGAGTCGCTGCTCGCCGAGCGCGGGGTGGGACGCGTCGTCGTCACGGGTGCGCAGACGGACGCGTGCATCCGCTCGACCCTGCACGGCGCCTTCGTCCGGGGCTACGACGTGACACTGGTCGGCGACGCGCACACCACGGAGGACCTGAGCGAGTACGGCGCCCCGGCCCCGGAGCAGGTGATGGCCCACACCAACCTGTACTGGTCGTTCCAGAGCGCGCCCGGGCGCAGCGCGGGCACGGTGGACACGGCGAAGGTGACCTTCGAGGCGGCCGACGCGGGCTGAGCCGGACGGCGGCGCACGTCCCGGACAGCGGCGCAGTTCCCGGGCCGCGGGGCACGCGCAGCGGTGGCGCCCCGGCCCGGGTCGGCGGACGCCGGCGGGGGCGATCACGTTCTCGGTGGCGCCGTCGGTGTGCAGCAGATCGGTGAGGTCGAAGGCGAAGCCGGTGTAGCCGTAGGGGTGGCGGCCGGCCCCGGTGCCGTTGCAGTAGACATGGGAGTCCATGCAGACGCCGTCGAACTCGACCGAGATCCGCCGTCCCGCGCGGCCGGGCGGCAGGGTGAGGGAGAGGCGGTACCGGCCCAGGCCACCGGGGAAGAACCCGGTGCCGCCGGTCGTGCCGTTCCGCGTGGTGGGCGTCTGTTCGATGCTCCGGTCGTGCGGGACGGCGACCACCCGCCAGGCCGCGTCGTCGTACCCGGGGGCGGCCGCGTCCCCGGGTACCCGTCGGTCGGGTCGGCGATCCCGCCGGGGTCGGCCGGCGCGAAGCGCCAGCCGTCACGCAGCGCGACCGTACGGCGTCCGGAGGCGCTGACGGCGGCCGCGGCGGCCCGGGCCACCGGTGTGCCGAGGAGTGCTGCGGCGGCGGGGCGGCCGTGGAGGCGAGAAGTACCGATCTACGAGTGACCGTCCTGGCCGGCTCTCCCTCACCAGGAACCAGAAGTACTCACAACTGATCGTTAACAAACAGAATTTGACGACGGGCCACTCCAGTCCGTCAAGGGTGCGCAGCCGCTTCGCCGTCTCTGCGCGTGCCGGATCACTCACGCACGAGATTCGGCCGGATTTCCGCCTTGACCTCGGCGGGAACCCGCTCTCCTGCCGAGCCACAGGGGTTCCCGTCCACATGGGACCGGGACACACTAGGCTGGAACGGAAGTGGCGTGCCTGTTCACTGTGAGTGTCCGCGATGGAGTGCCGAGATGAGCCCGGAGTATCCGTTCGACGAGGCCTCGACGGCCCGGGCGGTCGTCGACGACTCCGGCGCGCTCGTCGGGTGGAGCGAGGGCGCCCGGGCCCTGCTGGGCTGGACCCCGGCCGACGTGGTGGGCCGGCCCGCCGTGGAGCTGGTGGCCGACGGAACCCCCGTCCTCAGCGGACCGCGCTGGGACGGAACGGTCACTTTGCGCCATCGCGACGGCCGTCCGGTCCGGGTGTGGCTGCTCGCGCACCACTCTCCCGCCCGGGACGCCGATCCGGGGCACTGGCTGCTCGTCACGCCGTTGGACGGGAGCGGTCCGGCCTCCTCGGACGACCTCCTCGCCGCGGCCGGGCTGAACCAGTCGCCCTGCGCCATCGCCGTCTACGACGAACGCCTGCGCCTGCGCCGGATCAACGACGCGATGCGCGCGGTCATCGGACTGCCCGAGGAGCGCATCCGGGGACTGCGCATCACCGAGATCGGCGCCGGACCGCACAGCGCGGAACTCGAACAGCGGATGCTGGAGGTGCTCACCAGCGGCCGTCCGGTCGACGTGCAGACGTACGCGCGCTCCGGCGGTGAGAGCCGGGCGCACGCCTGGCTGGCCCGGATGGCCCCGGTCACCGACGTCGGCGGCCGGGTGCGGGGAGTGTCCGTGTCCGCCCACGACTTCACCCAGAACCACCTCGCCCGCGAACGGCTCCAGCTGGTCAACGAGGCGAGCGTGCGCATCGGCAGCACCCTCGACGTCACGCGTACGGCGCAGGAGCTGGCGGAGGTCTGCGTCCCCGCGCTCGCCGACTTCGTCAGCATCGACCTGCTCGACCCGCAGGACGGCGGCGAGCCGCCGAGCCGGTTCGCCCCGCCGCTCAGCCTGCGGCGCGCCGCGCACCACTCGGTCAGCGCCGGCAGCCCCGAGGCGGTGGCGAAACCCGGGGAACCGCAGCAGTACCCGGCCGGATCGCCACAGGCCGACTCGCTGGTCGCGGGGCACACCGTCATCGCCACCCTGGCGGGCGGCGGTCTGGACGCGTGGCTCGCCTGGGACCCGGCACGCGCCGCCCGGGTGCAGGAGCTCGGCGTCCACTCCACGATGTCCGTCCCGATCCAGGCCCGCGGGATCACGCTGGGCGTCGCCGTCCTCACCCGGTTCCGCCGACCCGACCCGTTCACCCCGGACGACGTGCTGCTGGCCGAGGAGGTCACGGCCCGGGCCGCCGTGTGCATCGACAACGCCCGCCGCTACTCCCGCGAGCGGGACACCGCGCTCGCCCTCCAGCGCAGCCTGCTGCCCCGCACCCTGCCGAGCACCGCCGCCGTCGACGCCGCCTCCCGCTATCTGCCCGCCGCCCGCGCCGGGGTCGGCGGCGACTGGTTCGACGTGATCCCGCTGTCCGGGATGCGGGTCGCCATGGTCGTCGGGGACGTCGTCGGACACGGCATCCAGGCCTCGGCCACGATGGGCAGACTGCGCACCGCCGTGCGCACCCTCGCCGACATCGACCTGGCCCCCGAGGAACTGCTCACCCACCTGGACGACCTGGTCGTCCGGCTGTCGGAGGAGGCCGGTGGCGAAGGCAGCCCCGGCGAGGTCGGCGCCTCCTGTCTGTACGCGGTGTACGACCCCGTGTCGCGACGGTGCACCATGGCGAGGGCCGGGCATCCCGCCCCCGTGGTGCTGCGGCCGGACCGCACGACCCGGCGGGTCGAGCTGCCCGCCGGTCCCGCGCTGGGCCTGGGCGGACTGCCGTTCGAGTCGGCGGAGCTGGAGCTGGGCGAGGGCAGTGTGCTCGCCTTCTACACAGACGGTCTGATGGACTCCCGCGAGCGGGACGTGGACGCCGGTCACCGGCTGCTGAGCGAGACGCTGGCGGCGCACTCGGACTCCCTGGACGAGACCTGCGACCGGGTCCTGCACGCCCTGCTCCCGCCTGGCGGCGCCCCCGACGACGTGGCCCTGCTGCTCGCGCGCACCCGGGGCCTGCCCTCCGCCCAGGTCGCCACCTGGGACATCCCCGCCGACCCCTCGCTCGTCGCGCCGATCCGCAGGCAGGCGGTCGAGCAGCTCTCGCGATGGCAGCTGAGCGAGGCGTCCTTCACCACCGAACTGGTGGTGAGCGAACTGGTCACCAACGCCATCCGGTACGGCTCCCACCCCATCCGGCTGCGGCTGATCCACGACGCGACGACGCTGATCTGCGAGGTGTCGGACACCAGCCACACCGCTCCGCACCTGCGCCGGGCGAAGACGTGGGACGAGGGCGGCCGCGGCCTTCTGCTGGTCGCCCAGCTGACCCAGCGCTGGGGCAGCAGGCACACTCCCGAGGGCAAGACGATCTGGGCGGAGCTGAGCCTGTTCGACGAGGAGTGAAACGGCGGCTCGAGCACTTGCTCGAGCACTTGACAGACGTTTTACCCGCGCGTGTTTTCATGGACGACGCCCGGACCAGCTCGAGGGACGGGGAACGACCGCCGTACCCCGCTCCCGGAGATCCACATCAACGCCCCGCTCGCCGAAACGCTGTCCGTCGTCCTGCTCGTCGCCGCACTCGGATGGGCCGTGCTGCGCCCGGCAGGCCGGTCCGAGGCCCTCGTCGCCGTCCCCGCCGCCGCCGTGGTGATCGCGCTCGGGGCACTCTCGCCGGAGCACGCGCTGACGGAGACGGAGCAGCTCGGTCCGGTCGTCGGTTTTCTCGCGGCGGTGCTGGTGCTGGCGCATCTGTGCGACGTCGAGGGCCTGTTCACGGCGTGCGGGGCGTGGATGGCCCGACGGTCGGCGGGCAGCCCCGGGCGGCTGCTGGTCGCCGTGTTCGTGCTGGCTTCGGTGATCACGGCCGTGCTCAGTCTGGACGCCACCGTGGTGCTGCTGACGCCGGTGGTGTTCGCCACCGCCGCCCGGATGGGAGTGCGCTCCAGGCCGCACGTCTACGCGTGTGCGCACCTGTCGAACACGGCCTCGCTGCTGCTGCCGGTCTCCAACCTCACCAACCTGCTGGCGTTCGAGGCGAGCGGGCTGAGCTTCACCCGGTTCGCCGCGCTGATGGCGTTGCCCTGGGTGGTCGCGGTCGGCGCCGAGTACCTGGTCTTCCGGCGCTTCTTCGCCGACGACCTGCCCGCCGCCGAGCCCGTCGACGACGCCGGCCCGGCGCCCGAGCTGCCGTTGTTCGCGCTGGTCACCGTCGCCTGCACGCTCGTCGGGTTCGTGGTGGCGTCGGCGGTCGGGATCGAACCGGCGTGGGCCGCGTTCGCCGGGGCACTGGTCATGGCCGGGCGGGCGCTGGTGCGCCGTCGGGTGACCCCGGTCGCCGTGGTGCGGGCCGCCGCGCCCGGGTTCCTGGCGTTCGTGCTGGCGCTCGGGATCGTCGTGCGCGCGGTCGTCGACAACGGGCTCGCCGACGCGCTGCGGCATGTGCTGCCCGACGGCGCGGGGCTCCTCGCCCTGCTCGCCGTCGCCGCGCTGGCCGCCGTCCTCGCCAACCTGATCAACAACCTGCCCGCAGTGCTGGTCCTGGTGCCGCTCGCCGCCCCGGCCGGGACCGGGGCGGTGCTCGCGGTGCTGCTCGGGGTGAACATCGGCCCGAACCTGACGTACGCCGGATCGCTGGCGACGCTGCTGTGGCGGCGCGTGGTGCAGGCCCGCGAGGAGCATGTCGGGCTCGGGGAGTTCACCCGGCTGGGCCTGCTCACCGTGCCGGCCGCGCTGGTGCCGGCCGTCGTGGCGCTGTGGGCCTCGCTCCAGGTGGTCGGCGTCTGACCGGCCGCCCCGGTCGGTGACGCCCTAGCGGGGGCCGCCGCCGAATCCGGAGCCGTAGCCGCCGTACCCGTAACCGCCGTAACCGCCGTACCCGTAGCCAGGGCCGTATCCGGGGCCGCCGGACGACCCCGGCTGGGTGCCCCACGAGCAGGAGGAGGAGGGCGAGCACGAGGTGGGGTTCGAGCCGGAAGAGCTCGTCGGGCCGGTGCTCGGGGCGGAGGACCGGGTCGGTGCGGGCGCCGGGGGCTTCGCGGCCTTGGGCGTGGCGGCCGGGGCCGGGGTGCCCGAGGGGGTGCTGTCCACGCCCCAGTTGACGAACTCCATCTGCGGATCGGGCTGCGAGGTGTCGATCACCCAGCGCTGGGCGGCGCTGTCCACCCGGTTCTTCAGGACGAGGGCGCCCGATCCGTCGGTGGCGGCGGGCGCCAGCGCCAGGTTCTGGCCCGAACGCGGGACGAGCGTGCCCTGGAGCGTGAAGTCGTACCGGACGTTCCTGGGGTCGGGCTGGGAGGCGCCCGCGCAGGGAGCCAGCCGTACCGAGAAGCCGAGGTGGGAGTCGAGGCACAGGTCGGTGTCGGCGGCGCTGCGCACCAGCCCGTCCGGTTCGTAGGACCACTGCTGGCCGACCGCCGAGGAACAGGTGGCCAGTTCCGTCTCGGCGCCGCTGACGGGCTTGGTGCCGACGACGCCGATGCACAGCCCGGAGGCCACGTTGTGCAGCCGGCCGCGCAGGATGCCCTGGGCGCCGTCCTCGGCGCCGACCCACGAGGGGTCGGCGGTGGCCGTGTCCGTCCCGGGGGCCTCGGTCCCGGCCGTCCCGTCGCCCGCGGTCGTGGCGGTGCCGTCCCCGGAGTCGACGGCCACCCACACGGCGAGCGGCAGGACGATCAGCCCGCTCACGGTCAGGACGGCGGCGGCGAGGTTGCGGCGGCGGGCGCGGCGGGCCGCCTTCTGGGCCGAGCGGCTCGAGCCGGGGCGGGCGTCGCCGCCGGGCACGGACCCGGGCGCCGAACCGGTGCGGAAGGCCGCTTGGCCCCGCGATCCGAGGCGGGAGAGCGCCCCTGCCCGCAGACCGGCGCGGGAGAGCGCGCCGGCCGCCGGTCCGGTGCCGGGCGTCGTGGGTCCGGGAGCCGCGGGTGCGGGGGTGACGTCGGTGAACGCCTCGCCCGAGTAGCTCCGGCGCTGTTCCGCGGGGGCTTCGACGGGTTCGCCGTCGCCCGCCATCCTGAGCTCCACGTAGGCCCCGGCGGCCCAGCCCAGGACGCCCTCGGCCAGAGCCGCGCCGAGCAGGCCCTCGAACTGCCGCAACTGGTCGGCGGTGTGGAAGCAGTGCCGGCACTGCTCCAGGTGGGCGCGCAGGTCCGGGTCGAGGTCGGCGCCGCCGCGGCGGCAGGTGACGTCCAGCAGCCGGTCGTAGCGGTGGCAGTCGTCGTCGGTGGCGAGTTCGCGGTGTACCTGAAGGGTCTCTTCGCGCAGCCGCTCACGGGCCCGGGGCAGTTCGGCCCGGGCGCCCTCCTCCTCAAGGCCCAGCAGTCCCGCCGGGACAGCCAGGGGCTCGGCCTCGACCTCGGTGTGCCAGAGCAGGCAGCGGGCCGACTGCGGCAGCCTCTGGAACGCCCGGGACAGGATGCGCCGGTTCAGCGGGGGCAGCAGCCGGGCGGCCGCGTCGCGCTCCTGGCCCTCGGAGCGCAGCGCCGGGTGCAGCAGGTCACGGCGGCCGTCGGTGTCCCATTCGCCGGCGATGCGGCGCACGGTGACCAGCAGATGGGGGCGCCACGCGGCCGTCGGGCCGTTCTGCCGCAGGCTCTCGCCGAACAGCCGGGTGAAGGCGGCCGTGGTCAGCATGCCCGCCGCGCGCTCGCCGTCGGTGCACAGCCGTGCGTAGGCGAAGGCGGCCGCCCAATGGCGGTCCAGCAGCTCACCGACGGGATGCAGTGCGGGAGACGCCCCCGTCCACTTCTTCAGCTCGGTGCTCAGCTGTTCGTCCGTCGCGTCGAAGCGGCGCGCCGAAGGGGAATTCGACAGGCCTGCGTCATTCACGGTCTGCATTCCTTCCGGGGCATGCGGCATAAAGTCCATACCGTCGGGTATGCGATCCCGCCCACGAAGCGGGATCGACTCGCACGGGGTTCGGCACCTCTGACGTCCGCGGGGGGACCGCTCTTTTGAAGCGTGGGGGGTGTGAACGGGAGGCGTCTCGTGCGCACAGGGGGAAAGCGTTGTCCGTGCGCCGACAAGGCACACCTTCGCACAGCCGGACCAGGAGGAACAAGAGATCTCGCGGTTTCGTGCATTGCGGCCGACACAGATAATTTTGACGAAACGTCAACCACCGAACACCCTGTGGGGTGGTCACTGTATCGGTGTCCCCTTTGGTGCCCCTTTCGAGGCGGCTTTCGTGCCGGTAATTGCCGCGCACATTCCGTCGCCGTACCACGAGCCCCTGCCGAAGTGACCGACCGCCACCCGGTCCGGGCGGCCGGCGAGGGTGCGGGGCCCTGCGGTACCGGGTGCGGGCCTAGGGCTGTCCAGCTCCGCCAACTCCTTTTCGGTCAGCGCCAGTTCGGTGGAGGTTACGTGGGCGCGGCCGGGCGGGCGGGACCGTGCCGGCGGCTGCCCCGGGGCGACGCGGCGGCGTCATCGTACGGCCGGCCTGATCCCGCTCATCCGATCAGGTCCAGCGCCCGCTCCCACCCGAACTCCTCCCCCTGATCCCGGTCGTACGGATACCCGAACCGGACTCCCATGGCGCGCAGGCGTATCAGACTGTCCCGGTAGGCGGGGTGGCCCGCGAGGGTCTCGTTGACACAGGGCAGCACCCCGAGGGGGATGCCGAGTCCGGAGACCTCGCACAGGGTGCCCAGGGCCAGGGTGTCGGCGATGCCCGCGGCCCACTTGTTGACGGTGTTGAAGGTGGCCGGGGCGACGACGACCGCGTCCGGTTCCGGGAACGGCCGCGGCTCGCCGGGGCGCCGCCAGGCGGACCGGATCGGGCGCCCGGTCTGCGCCTCGACCGCGGCGGTGTCGAAGAAACCGTTCATGGCGTGCGGGGTCGCGATGACTCCCACCTGCCACTCCCGCTCCTGGGCGGCGGTGATCAGCCTGCCGACGTCCGCGGCGATACCGGCGGCGCAGACGACGACGTAGAGGAAGGGCGGCTGTTCGTCCTGTTCGGTCACCCGGGCACCCTACTCAAGCGGGCCGGACACCTTGATCGCGCCGACCGGACAGGCCCGCGCGGCTTCCCGGACCATCGGGTCGCCGCCGCCGTCCTCCCGGCCGGGCAGAAGCGCGCTGAAGCCGTCGTCGTCCTGGGTGAAGACGCCCGGGGCGGCCAGGGCGCACTGACCGGAGCCGATGCAGACGTCCGTTTTGATGTCGATGTGCACCCCGGCCGCCCTCACCAGGTCACCGGGAGTTCCAGCATCCCCTGGATCGTGTCGCCCGGTTTCCAGCGGACCTCTTCGGCCGGCACCGCCAGCCGCAGACCGGGAAGGCGCGCGAGGAGGGTGCCCAGGGCGATATCCAGCTCCGCGCGCGCCAGGTTCTGGCCGAGGCACTGGTGGACGCCGAAGCCGAACGCCACGTGGTGGCGGGCGGAGCGGTGCCAGTCGAGGGTGTCCGGTGCGGGGTAGGCGCTCTCGTCGCGGTTGATGACCGAGGTCGCGAAGACCACGCCCTCCCCCGCCCGGATCGTCGTCCCGGCCACCTCGATGTCCTCGGTGGCCTGCCGCAGCAGCCCGTCCGCGATGGACAGCATCCGCATCAGTTCCTCGACGGCGGCCGGCAACTGCGAGGGGTCGGCGCGCAGCTCGGCCA
This Streptomyces sp. NBC_00377 DNA region includes the following protein-coding sequences:
- a CDS encoding glycoside hydrolase family 9 protein, translating into MKRRSTTLLSLAALLGAALTALPAQQAGAEEAEQVRNGGFGTTADPWWTSNVTAGIADGRLCADVPGGTVNRWDSAVGQDAITLVKGESYRFSFSASGVPEGHGVRAVVGLGVAPYDTWYEATPVLDAAGDAYTYTFTSPVDSAQGQVAFQVGGSADPWRFCLDDVSLLGGVPPEVYRPDTGPRVRVNQVAYLPAGPKNATLVTDAGAKLPWQLKNGSGRIVAHGWSVPRGLDVSSGQHVHSIDFGGYRTRGTGFTLVADGETSRPFDIGTAAYDQLRLDAVKYYYTQRSGIAVRDDLRPGYGRAAGHLDVAPNRGDSAVPCRPGVCDYTLDVTGGWYDAGDHGKYVVNGGIATWELLSTYERSLLARTGDPAGLGDGTLALPESGNNVPDVLDEARWELDFLLRMQVPDGQPLAGMAHHKVHDEQWTGLPLLPSADPQKRELHAPTTTATLNLAATAAQAARLYRPYDKTFAAKALTAARKAFAAALAHPQVYADPNDGDGGGAYNDDDASDEFYWAAAELYLTTGEKQFADRVVNSPVHTADVFTPTGFDWSRTAAAGRLDLATVPNRLPGRDKVRGSVLRGADTYLATLTAQPYGMPYAPDGNRYDWGSTHQVLNNAVVIATAYDLTGASKYRAGAVQSMDYVLGRNALNISYVTGYGEVNSHRQHSRWYAHELDPNLPDPPRGTLAGGPNSSIQDPYAQSKLQGCVGQFCYIDDIQSWSTNETAVNWNAALARLASFVADQG
- a CDS encoding isochorismatase family protein — encoded protein: MTTLPDRPNTALLVIDVQKGVVAGAPRRDEVIANIDTLVDAARVQDVPVIWVQHSDDGLERGSADWEYVEELVRLDTEPLVHKNYGDSFEDTELESLLAERGVGRVVVTGAQTDACIRSTLHGAFVRGYDVTLVGDAHTTEDLSEYGAPAPEQVMAHTNLYWSFQSAPGRSAGTVDTAKVTFEAADAG
- a CDS encoding SpoIIE family protein phosphatase yields the protein MSPEYPFDEASTARAVVDDSGALVGWSEGARALLGWTPADVVGRPAVELVADGTPVLSGPRWDGTVTLRHRDGRPVRVWLLAHHSPARDADPGHWLLVTPLDGSGPASSDDLLAAAGLNQSPCAIAVYDERLRLRRINDAMRAVIGLPEERIRGLRITEIGAGPHSAELEQRMLEVLTSGRPVDVQTYARSGGESRAHAWLARMAPVTDVGGRVRGVSVSAHDFTQNHLARERLQLVNEASVRIGSTLDVTRTAQELAEVCVPALADFVSIDLLDPQDGGEPPSRFAPPLSLRRAAHHSVSAGSPEAVAKPGEPQQYPAGSPQADSLVAGHTVIATLAGGGLDAWLAWDPARAARVQELGVHSTMSVPIQARGITLGVAVLTRFRRPDPFTPDDVLLAEEVTARAAVCIDNARRYSRERDTALALQRSLLPRTLPSTAAVDAASRYLPAARAGVGGDWFDVIPLSGMRVAMVVGDVVGHGIQASATMGRLRTAVRTLADIDLAPEELLTHLDDLVVRLSEEAGGEGSPGEVGASCLYAVYDPVSRRCTMARAGHPAPVVLRPDRTTRRVELPAGPALGLGGLPFESAELELGEGSVLAFYTDGLMDSRERDVDAGHRLLSETLAAHSDSLDETCDRVLHALLPPGGAPDDVALLLARTRGLPSAQVATWDIPADPSLVAPIRRQAVEQLSRWQLSEASFTTELVVSELVTNAIRYGSHPIRLRLIHDATTLICEVSDTSHTAPHLRRAKTWDEGGRGLLLVAQLTQRWGSRHTPEGKTIWAELSLFDEE
- a CDS encoding arsenic transporter; translation: MNAPLAETLSVVLLVAALGWAVLRPAGRSEALVAVPAAAVVIALGALSPEHALTETEQLGPVVGFLAAVLVLAHLCDVEGLFTACGAWMARRSAGSPGRLLVAVFVLASVITAVLSLDATVVLLTPVVFATAARMGVRSRPHVYACAHLSNTASLLLPVSNLTNLLAFEASGLSFTRFAALMALPWVVAVGAEYLVFRRFFADDLPAAEPVDDAGPAPELPLFALVTVACTLVGFVVASAVGIEPAWAAFAGALVMAGRALVRRRVTPVAVVRAAAPGFLAFVLALGIVVRAVVDNGLADALRHVLPDGAGLLALLAVAALAAVLANLINNLPAVLVLVPLAAPAGTGAVLAVLLGVNIGPNLTYAGSLATLLWRRVVQAREEHVGLGEFTRLGLLTVPAALVPAVVALWASLQVVGV
- a CDS encoding ricin-type beta-trefoil lectin domain protein; translation: MQTVNDAGLSNSPSARRFDATDEQLSTELKKWTGASPALHPVGELLDRHWAAAFAYARLCTDGERAAGMLTTAAFTRLFGESLRQNGPTAAWRPHLLVTVRRIAGEWDTDGRRDLLHPALRSEGQERDAAARLLPPLNRRILSRAFQRLPQSARCLLWHTEVEAEPLAVPAGLLGLEEEGARAELPRARERLREETLQVHRELATDDDCHRYDRLLDVTCRRGGADLDPDLRAHLEQCRHCFHTADQLRQFEGLLGAALAEGVLGWAAGAYVELRMAGDGEPVEAPAEQRRSYSGEAFTDVTPAPAAPGPTTPGTGPAAGALSRAGLRAGALSRLGSRGQAAFRTGSAPGSVPGGDARPGSSRSAQKAARRARRRNLAAAVLTVSGLIVLPLAVWVAVDSGDGTATTAGDGTAGTEAPGTDTATADPSWVGAEDGAQGILRGRLHNVASGLCIGVVGTKPVSGAETELATCSSAVGQQWSYEPDGLVRSAADTDLCLDSHLGFSVRLAPCAGASQPDPRNVRYDFTLQGTLVPRSGQNLALAPAATDGSGALVLKNRVDSAAQRWVIDTSQPDPQMEFVNWGVDSTPSGTPAPAATPKAAKPPAPAPTRSSAPSTGPTSSSGSNPTSCSPSSSCSWGTQPGSSGGPGYGPGYGYGGYGGYGYGGYGSGFGGGPR
- a CDS encoding flavoprotein, with protein sequence MTEQDEQPPFLYVVVCAAGIAADVGRLITAAQEREWQVGVIATPHAMNGFFDTAAVEAQTGRPIRSAWRRPGEPRPFPEPDAVVVAPATFNTVNKWAAGIADTLALGTLCEVSGLGIPLGVLPCVNETLAGHPAYRDSLIRLRAMGVRFGYPYDRDQGEEFGWERALDLIG
- a CDS encoding ferredoxin yields the protein MHIDIKTDVCIGSGQCALAAPGVFTQDDDGFSALLPGREDGGGDPMVREAARACPVGAIKVSGPLE